The DNA sequence GGATCACATTTGTTTCTGACACAGTGGAATCTTTTTATAATGTTGGTTTGGGAAGAAGGGATGGCAATCTTGCTTTGTAACCAAGGAAGTACTTTTTTGTACTTGGTCTAGAAGAATTTACACCAATACCTATTACAAACTGTATTAAAATGGCAGCCTACTGTATTTAAGTGAAACAGAAGAaggtaaagatgctgtgaaagATTAAAAGTATCCTAAGAGGCCAGggatggtggttcacacctgtaatcccagcagtttgggaggctgagatgggaggatttcttgaggccaggagttcgagaccagttaGCAACACagtggtctctacaaaaaagaacattagccgggcgtggtggcacctggctgcagtcccagctacctgggaggatgaggcagaagggttgcttgagcccaggagtgatctggcagtgatgccactgcactccagcctgggcaacacagcaagaccctgtctcttaaaaaaaaaaaaagtataagagtCTTTTGACTCTTTTGACTTGAAATTATTTGCTGTTTTAGAGCTCTTTTCCATTAGTTTTGAGTTGCTGATTAAATTGCTCCTTTTGGAAGAAAATACCTCCCCCTCATGAAACTCTGTAACGACAGATACACGTATGGGTGAGTATGTCTATGTGCGAGTCAACTTGTTTCCATTGTAatattaattcttaaaaaaaaaaaagcagcccaTTCCAAAACATTAAAAGTTATAGCATTACTGGAAGATTTATTTCCAAATGGTGGCCTTCGCGTTGCAGGCAGCATCTACTTTTAGTATTTGTAACCTTTCGCCCACATCAGATTGAGACCCAGCCCTAGGACTtagagttgtttttcttttctgatgaaTCTAAACTCTTGAACAGACATGTTTTGGATAACAAagtattttattagtatttcattACTCTTGTTCATGCTTCCTCAGAAGCATCGTGTTCACAGTAGCAAGAGCTTCACTGCTGAAGGTAATGTCTGTGATACGGCCCCATGACCCACTGTCAGTTTTAAACTGATTCCTAGGAAATAGCTTATATTTGGGAACAAAAGACCAGCGTTGCATTGTTTATACACCTAagcttttcttgtttattttggcACTACCTAAGTGACTTGGTTTTGACTATGTCCCCAGGAAAGGGAGTCCCTTCAGTTGCTGAATTTTAAGAAGTCTAGTTGCGCTCTCATTTTTATGCCTGGAAACCTGTTTCCTCCTGACGCATCTCCGCAGGCAGCGCTGGGCTGAGCGGCGTGACTGGGCACCGAAACTGCAAGCTCTTACCAGGGCGTGTGCAGTGGTTTCCGGTATACCACCAGCttgaaattttaggaaaaaaaaaaatttttttaagtgaagtcttggttttttaaaaagagaaaaagtacatTTAGTTACCAGACTTTGGAAACAGTGGTTGACTGTTGGGCCCGTAAATCACCTTCATACCTTTGACTGCCCATAGTTGTTCTCGACTCAAACAAAAGGAAATCAAGTTGAAAAAGTCAAACACCTATGGATGAGGCCGGAACTTCCCATCGTTTGAGTACAGCACTTTAGTCCGGAACCTCTCTGCCATCTGGTTTTCAAACAGGAAAACTGTTGCTTCCTTAGCATTAAGATGTTCCCTGCCTTGAGTGTAATTTTCATTCGTGGTGGGTATGTGCACTTCTTCTCCAAGCCCTGCTCTCCTCAAACAGGACACTGCTTGCTGTAAGACCATCCCCCAAGGTTGTActttaataaacaaattttttttttttaccaaaaaaaaattgtgttttgttCTTCTTCGGTCTTAAGAATCtgcttttaaacttaattttctcGGCCAATAAATAGtttcatctaaaaaaaattaattttcatgtgGGAACCTGTACAGTGGAAATAAGATAAAGGCACAATGTGTAGATTTAGGAAATGCTATGAAACCCATTCAAATATGTGCAAGTTGACATTTTCATTCAAGTGTATTAACGTTGAAATTTCTAAATGGGTCACCAGcttaaaacatcatttaaaaatggcGAGAAATAAATAGCTATTGTCCAGTGCCTGTCTTCTCCAGGGACTCTGCTTATGCGGCCAGAGCTCCATCTCCATCGGAGGCAGGAGCACTGCTGTCACCACGCCAGGTGTAGCCGGTGGCACTTTTGCAGTCATCCACTCAGTCCATCTAGCACAGGAAGGAGAAACGGGCGATCAGCCAGGCTAATTCACAAAAACACATTCTCTGGAGCCCTAAACTCCTTCTATCCCTGCATCCAATTTTTTGCTATGAGGGAGCAGCTGCAAAAACAGGATTTCCAGGTGCTGAGACCTAGCTATGCTCATCTCCCAAATTACTGAAGGCGTCCGGAGCCATCTTAGTGGGTCAGAAgaaccaagactctgtctcagccCTTTGGTGTCTGGTGGGCTGTCAGCACAGACTGCTGTGGGCATCTGGCCCACTCACGCCCCTTGGATGGTGGCTGGGAAAAGCTGTCCAGGAACTCTCAGGCTTACCTCCTTCCGACAGTTCCACTTGGCTTAACACCTGATTTAAGGATTTAcattcattttcctgtttttaaaatgccTGTATAACTGAAGACCACAGCACATAAGGAATACTTTTTTTAGATTTGTCAGTAAATATTAAAAGGGTTATagttgctattttatttaaaaactaaggaagcctggccgggcgcggtagctcacgcctgtaatccgagcactctgggaggctgagatgggtggatcgtttgagctcaggagttcgagaccagcctcagcaagagcgagaccccgtctctactaaacatagaaagaaattagccgggcaactaaaaatagggaggaaaaaattagccgggcatggtgacgcatgcctgtagtcccagctacttgggaggctgaggcgggaagatcacttgagcccaggagtctgaggttgctgtgagctaggctgatgccactgcactctagcccgggcaacagagcgagactgtctcaaaaacagaaaaaaaacgaAGGAAGCCTGAGTAATGCTTCTAACGTGTCACAAAATCTCAAACATTCCCTAATATTTCTAAGTTTACAGATAATACATCCCCTTAACATCCACTTAAAGTCTGAGACTGAAGCACCAGGGTCTAAGGACTATCTGGCCTGCCTTGGTGGCACTATGACTTCCAATACTCTGGTTACTAAAAGTGACTTTTAATACCCTGGTTATGGGACAGATGTGTTCTGGGGAAGATTTTAGCTTCCCCCCACTTTTTTGACTATTCCTTTTGGTCTCTCCCCCCTTAATCCTTGGGAAGCATGTTGTTTACGAATTCACACTCACTGATTTTGGTGCTGCGGTGAGGGTGACAGCGGCCTGAGGAAGCTTGGCTTCGGCCGCCCAGCCGCTTCCTCCCAGGCTCGCGAGCTCTGCGCACAGCAGGACTCCAGCAAGGGGGCGCGGGGGCCCTCGCCTCCCTCTGGGGGGAGCATGTCTTCAGCATAAAGCTGATAAAGCGCAAAAAGGAGGTATCCTTTGCCACCTCTACCACATAAGCTTTCTTGCTCGTGAAGCCAAAGCCAGGCCTCCCTGCCTGAGCAGGAAGGTCTGTGACAGCCCCCTGGGCGGGCTGCCAgcggcagggagggcagggatggGTGTGCAGGGCTCAGGCACGGGGAAGTGGGCACCGGCAGCGGGCAGAGACCACGCGGGCTCAGGGGAATGCCAAGGGGCTGACTTCACCGGTTCTTACGTTTCTGGCCAAGTTCCTCACATAGGTGAGCAGGTTCTGGTTAATAAGATTCACTGTTGTGCGAAAGACATCACGGAGCAAGGACGGCGTGTGATCGGCCACCTTTTTGGCCAGCAGCATGGTCAGCACCAGCGTGGCCTTCTCCTGCTCCAAGTCTGCAGGGCAAGTCTGCCTCAGCTGCTCCACGGCGGTGGCCAGGCGCCCCCTTCTGTCCTGAACAGGGTGAAGACAGGTCAAGACGGAGGGGCACCCAGAACCTGGCTTACCACGTCTTCCCTCTCAAAGGAAAAACACTCCGCAGCGATAAGCACAAGGCAGCATTCAGAGGGAGGCCCTTACTCAGCAGCTCAGGATGCTAAGTATGGAGGAGAAACTATTTTGTTTCCCGAGGCAACGGAAAGGGAAGACGGAGATCCTCCCTGGCGCGGGTGCTCACGGGCCAAACACAAGCTTAGTGTGCCACTGTCAGACACTGAGGGAGTGCAAGGAGCCTAAGTCATTCCCTGCCCCTAAGGCACTTCAACTCGAGAATCAGTTAACTGTCTCCTCTGTGGCCATCTTACTGGCGCAGAcctgaagggaggggaagggtggggcACCATGTGACATCCCCCTGCGTGGAAGAGCAGACCAGAGACCGCTGGGCTGGGAAGGACCAAGCTTGTGACTCACGCACAGAATTAAGCTAATGCTGTGGGAGAGGTCTCTAGGCGGAGCCCTGCTCGATGCCTCTGTGCTCTGCGCGGCTGGGGACACCCCACAGGAGGGAGCCCTAGAATGACGGCGCCCTCGGGAGACGGCAGGCTCTACCTGCTGGGACCTGAAGCCCGGCGAAGGTTCGAGGTAGTGAGGGCACCTGCGTTTTCAGTTGGTAGAAGTAAAAGAATGGGACCTCTCTCCCCTCTAAACTCCTGTCACCACAGACATGTATCTGACGGCCTTGGAGTACGTGGCTCTCCTTCCTACAAAGTCTCTTCAGGAGGGACACAGGGCCTTGGGCCAATCTTCTCCCCGCAGCGCCGGGCCAGTGGCAGCTCAGGGAGCAACTGTGCATTGATTACAATCAGGAAGCCAAGAGCACCAGGctaaaatgtcactttttaaaaagtgatttaaagtTCTCTATGGGCATTTTTATTCAAATCCCTAAAACTGGAGACAGAATAAGTTATCTCTGGAAGAGTCACATGCATACACTTTGTTAATCTTTTTGGAGGCTTTTCTCTCTAAACTCTTGGCTCTGACTTAGGTTCAGTTTTCCTAAATGTCAACTAACTTAATGCTTCTGAGAGACAATTAACCCTGCTTTGACTATTTCTAATTATCTTGTCAAAGCCCCAGATCCAACAGCCATGAACTGAGTCACCTAGCCAGACGCTGGTCTGTCTGCCAGGAGACAGCACAGGCCCTGCTGGTTCCATTGATCACTGAAACAGTCCTCACCCTTCCTACTCACCCCGAAAAGGCACCCGTGTGTCACCCCTCACTTACTTCCTCCAACAGGTTCCGGTTCATAAACTGCATCGCCAGGTGATTCACCAGTCTCGGGGGGACGCTGCGCTCCATGCTGTCCCCTATTTGGGCCAGCTGCCTGGCAAGAGTCTGAATGAGGTCCTCCTCACTTTCAGAATCTGCATGTTCAGGCAGGGGCGGCAGAGACAAGGCAGATTCAGACAAGGGCCCCGACACCCTTACCCACGCTGGCCACCCGCCCAGGGAAAGGACAAAGCCAGCCCTCCCTCCATGGCGCACTGCACCAGGGCCCCATGCTGGCCCCGGGCAGCGGCGACGCAGCGCAAGACTGGCTGAGAATCAGCCCCCCTGAATGCAGACGGGTCGGCCACGCTGGGGCACTCACGGCTGTGGGCACCGGAGGGACGAGCCGGGCAGCACCCAGCTCCTAACAGGCGTCAGCCTCAGGAGCTGTGGGAAAGGCGCCTGGAGCCACCTGAGCCCACCTCCGCCAGGCCCCCTCTCCCGCGTCCCCCCTGCCTGGGCTCCGTCTGCCCGGCCCtcctcccaggccaggcctccAGCCTGACGCCGCGTGTCCCCCGGGCCACTCATCCACCGCCACGTCCCATGCCCTGCCGCCCACCCCTGCTCTAACCCTCCCTAACCTCCCGAAAGGGGACCCGTGGCTGCCCTTCAGTTCAGAGCCGGCCGGAGGACACGCCGGCTGATTCGCAGGCAGAGCCTCGGCCGGCCTGGTCTAAGCCGGGGTCGGGGCAGAGGCCGCCCCGCGACCGCCAGGGGGCAGTGCCGCCTGCCGTGCCCACACGCCGCGCGACGCCGGGCCTGGCTCTGGGTCCTCGGCATCCCCGCCGGGCTCAGGGTCGGGGCTAGGCAGGGCCGGGATCCCGCGCAGTCTCCCAGCCTAAAATACCCCGACTCCGGCAGCGGGAGTAGGACCCGGCCCGTGCGTGTTCACACAGGTCCTCACGCCATTCTCACGTGCACGGGGAACGCCACCGACCTGGGGCTGGAGCTCAGGACGGCCCCTGTGGCAGGGGCGGGGCGCAGGAAAGGGACAGGAGCGGTGGCGACCTGGAACCACAGGCACGCCCAGGGCAGGACCGCTGGGCAGCACCCACGCGCTGTTTGATTTGGGGCTGGTCATTTACccttctcagggcctcagtttcctcatctggaaacgAGGTTCAGAATGCTAAAATGTTCTTCTTATCTTATAGGTGACCACAAGTCATTAGGTACCCCAAGGTAACAGTGTAAGGTGATAGAAGCAAAACATCGAGGCGGATTTCAGCTGACCGGAAGTTGGGCCGGGGCTGCTCAGGG is a window from the Eulemur rufifrons isolate Redbay chromosome 16, OSU_ERuf_1, whole genome shotgun sequence genome containing:
- the BID gene encoding BH3-interacting domain death agonist, which codes for MDSEVSNGSGLKDAHITDLLVFGFLQSCSSNSFQTELQALGCELSVQDHLWEDYEDELQTDGSRASRLHVQRIEADSESEEDLIQTLARQLAQIGDSMERSVPPRLVNHLAMQFMNRNLLEEDRRGRLATAVEQLRQTCPADLEQEKATLVLTMLLAKKVADHTPSLLRDVFRTTVNLINQNLLTYVRNLARNMD